GATATATAGCCATGTATAccttattattatcatttatttaacgtaaataaattaaatttttacgataaaaaaaaaaaaagattatcattaGTGTTAGCgctcattaaataaaaaaaatcattttttttttcgaagtttGCACTTCGAAATAGGTCAGAACCGTACCtttgtgaaatttttatttgttaggAACATTAAGTTtgaaactaattaattatatagattgataattttcaataatgCGTAAGAAGTCACTGAACCAATTACTCGTCTTAATTTTTGATCATGgtatgaatatgaaaatatggTTTAAAATAATCTACTATTTGTTTATCGATtcgattttcaattttttaaaaggcttattattacaaaagcCTCTCCCAATAAAAGccacaattttaaaaattttttgtggctTATACTTTATTTTGCGCAGATTAAGCCacgttgtaaaaaaaaaatgattatgtGTTGAAAATTTTCGTTATCCACGtaaattatatctttaaaataaataatatctatatgaataaaatttttttaattaatgtggCACTGCTAATCCTAATCATGGCGCAGTATGGATAAACGtggcaaaaatatttttgtaacgCCTCCTTTACTTTGCCttcgttaataataatatggttttctaaaaaataaaaaaaaaatatgtgatttaaagaagaaaaattttttatataaacccctTGAGAAggggagaaaaaaatttatcaaacaaatttacgaataataataataataaataagtaaataaacgtatatatatatatagatatagatataaaaaatccGGAATCatgcatttaaaatatttattgctGATGATCTTCGCCTTTGGCTCAGCaagtaaataaacaatttttataatttttaatatgtgtaatatattatgtttcttttttattcatattaatactaattttcaaatattgaaatttttttaaaataatttaggaatGATACTTGCATTCCCACtaggtaattatttaataaaacaattaaaatcattGTTCCTTTCACATAACCCctatatacattattttttcatatacaGATAAACGTTGTGGTGGTTACAAGCGGGACGCATATGGTTACAAACGTGACGCCGAAGCAGAAGCATATGGTTACAAGCGGGACGCATATGGTTACAAACGCGACGCCGAAGCAGAAGCATATGGTTACAAGCGGGACGCATATGGTTACAAACGTGACGCCGAAGCCGAAGCATATGGTTACAAACGCGACGCCGAAGCAGAAGCATATGGTTACAAACGGGACGCATATGGTTACAAACGTGACGCCGAAGCAGAAGCATATGGTTACAAGCGTGACGCATATGGTTACAAACGCGACGCCGAAGCAGAAGCATATGGTTACAAGCGTGACGCCGACCCAGTAAATAAACGCCAAGAAGAGAAACGCCAAGAAGAGAAACGCCAAGAAGAGAAACGCCAAGAAGAGAAACGCCAAGAGGAGAAACGCCAAGAGGAAAAACGCCAAGAGGAAAAACGCCAAGAGGAGAAACGCCAAGAAGAAAAACGCCAAGAGGAAAAACGCCAAGAGGAAAAACGACAAGAGGAAAAACGACAAGAGGAAAAACGCCAAGAGGAAAAACGACAGGAAGAGAAACGCCAAGAAGAGAAACGACAAGAAGAGAAACGACAAGAAGAGAAACGCCAGGAAGAGAAACGCCAAGAGGAGAAACGACAAGAGGAGAAGCGTGACGCCAACCCAGCAAAGAAACGACAAGAAGAGAAACGTCAAGAGGAGAAACGTCAAGAGGAGAAACGACAAGAAGAGAAACGACAAGAAGAGAAACGACAAGAAGAGAAACGACAAGAAGAGAAACGACAGGAAGAGAAACGACAGGAAGAGAAACGACAAGAAGAGAAACGACAAGAGGAGAGACGTCAAGAAGAAAGACGCCAAGAGGAGAGACGCCAAGAGGAGAAACGTCAAGAAGAGAGACGCCAAGAAGAGTAACGCGCTTTAGCTTAATATGAAACatagtattatattttgattctttgtaaatatatgtaattaaatatattgtatattaaaaattttaattatttacaataaatatgtaaattctTTCTGGTCAAATTAAAGATTAAAACATCAAACGTTAAATATTTGCTATTGTTCTCATATTCATTATGCAATATTATTTCGATAAAATATATCTAAGTAAATGTATATTCaaagattttttcttaaattttaccacaaaatttcaaaactcTGTATTGTGATTCTATTCTACATGTATGTCTCTAATGATACGAATTTttcgaataaattttaaattttctgaaattaGATGTTTCCTCAAAGTATATTCTATTAACAGCGACCTATATATAATACAGTACAGTATATATCTGTTtacatgaataaaaataaatttaatattcacgcattgttataattttattttattttttaattcgaacgtagtttttaattcttctttgTAGTCAAAGGAGTAGTGATTATATGAAAGGATACGGATTACAATCTATAAGATTGGAGGTCCGGTTCGTAATTTTAGATagactaatatatataattataattcactCGGATCGTTCTATCtcggaaaataaaaaaaaattcttttcactAAAACTTTTACATTCGTTAAACTGCCAACTAACGTTCTGCACAGTACTTCATCTCTATGAATCTTTGGACAAAACATAGAcaactaataataaaacatattaCCTCACATACCATCATTAtcattgtaaattattataatacatatttgaCTAACTAGTATGTTATATTTTGCACGGAAGTCCTCTATTTCAAATAGAGATGGATCATTACGATTATCATGTTCACCATAATATTGACGCGTAGTCTTAATATTGGGACAAAATTACAGCCATTCTTTTTAAGCCACGTAATAAGCCACGTAATAAAAAGTGGCTGGAGAACTGACAACAAAAGTTAtcataatttatgtaaattaaattaaggCTTATATTACATAAGCCATTGGGctgttaataataaagacTTCACATTAAATCAGAGATTGTTatctaatctttttttttttaaaaaaaaaaaaaaaaaatcccgcGGGATAACCGTATGATCTTCACAGGCGCTGTTTAAATTAGTAAAGTTCATTAATAATGCAAATCATTTCGAATACCCGCAgcattactaattattattactgatGATTTCAAATTTCCATAATAATCTTAGCCCGAATAATCCACAATGGCACAACGGTATTAAATTTTACGCCTATATAGTATGACAAAGTCAAATGATCTACGGGTCTCAACTAATACGGTATTTAGTGAATTGAAAATATaagtacaaaaaattaaactctTAAAATTCTAGTAACTCTGTTCTTTTAATGTTATAATGGACATAATAAAAGAGGTATGCgtgagaattatttttttatatatgatgtaatgattaaaaaattacaaaatactTTGTCATAGATTGGCGGCTCCAAACCAATCAATGATCGACAGGCATGCGATATTATTGACCGAATCCGCAGCAGAAATTTGAGATTACCTTCCGATTATTGTTCGCTAAAAAGTTTGTTAGACGATCGTTCCAATCCGTTGTCAAAAAATGTTCTCAACTCCGCATTAGAAGTACTATCTGACTCATCAATTTTTGGACTTTATGATGAAGAAAAATCGGTCATACTAGAGTTTCACCTTCGTACTTTACTGTCCACAATAAATGCTGCTTCTCGCTCTGAAATTTGCCTAACGCATACTTCACGAGATGATCTTTTTGCTCAGCTAATCAAATTTGCAAAATTCTACATCTCAGGAGATGATTCACGATCTGAAGATATTGAAGCAATTAgtattgatgaaaaaattctcATGAGGAATTATAATAACGATTTTTTACTCTGGATTCTTCGAGATGCAGTTCATGCTATGTCTGATAACGTTAATCAAAAATCGGAAGCAATAGACCTCACATCAATAAATGGTgtaaaagatgaaaatataAGCATTACGTCCGATATTAATTCTCAATTACAAGAGATATTTAGCTTCAAGAATCCGATATCATTATGGTATTCACAATGGAAGAAATTAGAtactattttacaaaatttaatcaaCTTAAATAAggataaaaatgatttagaaATACAGGAACCAGATGAGAGATTCTTACTTGAGCAGTTGTGGTCATACGCTTCAGTTGAGTTAATACAATTTCGGAATGTTAAGGATGATATAACTCAAAATACAAACGCTTTAAACGCTTTACTGAGAAATGATCCTATAGCTCGTTCATTATGGTTTGGAGTGCTTGACTTATCTCAAGAACTTGCAATGATAACTCAATCTGTCCAAAATTTAgttttcttatattatttaggtTTACGATCATTACAACATGCGCCTAATATCTACATTCGATCAAAGGCGGTAGAAGTTTTGATTATCATATCGaagaaacataaaatttttaattctcaACTTAATATCGATTTTCAAGATATGTTGAAAGTATTCAGAGAGATTAGTTCAAACGATGcagtaaaatttcaaaaacttTTCAATATAATCTCGAGACGTTGTCTTGCGACCAGAAACGTATCAGAACTTACCTTgaacttatataaaaatataaaaaaggatgATAGActacaaaaaacaatttatgaTATATTGGCAGCTGAGTTAACATGTCCTATTACTCAAGATATGAGTGaacaatttcaaaaattacCATGTGGTCATTTTCTTAGTGTTCAAGCGGTAAAAACTTGGTCAAACGAATGtcagaataagaaaaaattgttttcatGTTGTCTATGTCGAAAAGAGTTTCAATATGAAGAAGTTCAAAATGAGAAAATCTCTGCAATGCATCAAGGTCTTTATCAACAACTcgttttagtaaaaaatatatcaaacatTCAAAACACAAGTGAGTTCAAGACAATTAACGGTGAATTGACACCACTTTCACTCCCTAATATCGCTATTAACCAAGatcaaagaaagaaaaagacgCTTGGATTATTGAAAAAAGCACATCCTGCATACTCTAAAGCAAAAGCTGCAATAAAGGAAGAAAAATTTCCTGTTGCAATATTTTGGTTAAATCGGTTACTAGAAAATTGGCCGGATAGTTATAGTATTCGTTGTGAACGTGCTTACGCTCTAAAACAGCTTGGTGACTTTTATCAATCAATTTGTGATCTAAATATTGCAATTCACTTTAAGCCCAACAAACCACATGCTTGGTGTCTTCTTGGATCTGTATATCATCAAATGGAAAATAACAATCTTGCACTTTCGCATGTTACTCAAGCTCTAAATTTGGAGCCAACCAATCTACAAAGCTTATTGACACGtggattaatatatataaatatgaacaGGTTTAATGATGCATTACAGGATTTTGATGCTCTTTTGGCCTTTTATTCTCAAAAAATGATATTCTCTCGATCAACTTCAAAAGTTACCTCAATTATTCAAAAGTTACATCTTGAGAAGTTTGCATTTAATAATCCTGCAAATAAAGTAGTTATCGTTGAATGTTTAAGAAGACGAAGTGGActttattacaaaaagaacAAATTTCAACTTGTGAAACAAGATTTGGATCGATTATTACGATTGGAACCCAAAGATCGTGATGCATTATTACTCCGTGGAAAATCACATCAATTAATGAATGAATTTGATTTGgctataaaagattttaacaaAGCATTAATGATGAATCCTAAAGATTCATGGGTAATTAATAGAAGAGCAAGGTGTTATGCAGAAA
This region of Rhizophagus irregularis chromosome 20, complete sequence genomic DNA includes:
- a CDS encoding uncharacterized protein (SECRETED:cutsite_ILA-FP; SECRETED:prob_0.8306); SECRETED:SignalP(1-21), with product MHLKYLLLMIFAFGSARMILAFPLDKRCGGYKRDAYGYKRDAEAEAYGYKRDAYGYKRDAEAEAYGYKRDAYGYKRDAEAEAYGYKRDAEAEAYGYKRDAYGYKRDAEAEAYGYKRDAYGYKRDAEAEAYGYKRDADPVNKRQEEKRQEEKRQEEKRQEEKRQEEKRQEEKRQEEKRQEEKRQEEKRQEEKRQEEKRQEEKRQEEKRQEEKRQEEKRQEEKRQEEKRQEEKRQEEKRQEEKRQEEKRDANPAKKRQEEKRQEEKRQEEKRQEEKRQEEKRQEEKRQEEKRQEEKRQEEKRQEEKRQEERRQEERRQEERRQEEKRQEERRQEE